A single Mesomycoplasma bovoculi M165/69 DNA region contains:
- a CDS encoding type I restriction-modification system subunit M yields the protein MEVNNTNNNQDRNKLFNNFWKLANKLRGKNASPIEFSEYIFTFLFYRFLSEHLVYKLKENDKQDGHDNDYDYSQETDENANEYKENIIRITGFFIKPSHLFSNLIKDAKNNANLNEQLSQIFQTIERDSVTSKGDKPLDKLFTSLSLENTKIGLSVSERNRRFVEILFAINDLDIKLDNMDMFGELYQFLMEEFAKGVKKGGGEFFTPPEVSQLLINLTTINKEKKSIEVYDPACGTGSLLLKFQSNPNINVEAFYGQEVNIATYNLCRMNMFLHNIVYDKFKIAHGDTLLNPQHDQKQFDVIVSNPPYSISWNVDENPQLQNDERFSPAGALAPKSKADLAFAMHILYHLKNNGKAAIVSFPGTLYRKGPEQNIRKYLTEQALETVIHLPGNIFFGASIETCIIVLNKGRVDDKVLFIDARDQFQKLPKLNKIGDENIEFITSIFKDKKEIQYRSKLVSIDEIIQNDYNLSVSKYVEQEPEKEIDINTLNQEISELVLEEQKHRNAIDLLIKKIEENEF from the coding sequence ATGGAAGTAAATAATACCAATAACAATCAAGATAGAAATAAATTATTTAATAATTTTTGAAAACTAGCAAATAAATTGCGAGGTAAAAATGCAAGTCCCATTGAGTTTTCAGAATATATATTTACATTTTTATTTTATAGATTTCTTTCTGAGCACTTAGTTTATAAATTAAAAGAAAATGATAAACAAGATGGTCATGATAATGATTACGATTATAGTCAAGAAACAGATGAAAATGCTAATGAGTATAAAGAAAATATAATAAGAATTACCGGTTTTTTCATCAAACCTTCTCATCTTTTTAGCAATTTGATAAAAGATGCAAAAAATAATGCAAACCTTAATGAACAACTAAGTCAAATTTTTCAAACAATAGAAAGAGATAGTGTGACTTCAAAAGGTGATAAACCTTTGGACAAACTTTTTACAAGTTTGTCTTTGGAAAATACCAAAATTGGTTTATCAGTAAGTGAGAGAAATCGTCGGTTTGTTGAAATTTTATTTGCAATTAATGATCTAGACATAAAATTAGACAATATGGATATGTTTGGCGAACTATACCAATTTTTAATGGAAGAGTTTGCTAAAGGGGTAAAAAAAGGTGGAGGTGAATTTTTTACTCCACCTGAAGTTTCTCAATTACTTATAAACTTAACAACTATCAATAAAGAAAAAAAATCAATTGAAGTTTATGATCCGGCCTGTGGAACAGGTTCTCTACTTTTAAAGTTTCAATCAAATCCAAATATTAATGTTGAAGCGTTTTATGGACAAGAGGTTAATATAGCAACATACAATCTTTGTAGAATGAATATGTTTTTACATAATATTGTTTATGACAAATTTAAAATTGCTCATGGAGACACTTTACTAAATCCACAACATGACCAAAAACAATTTGATGTTATTGTCTCTAATCCACCCTATTCAATTTCCTGAAATGTAGACGAAAATCCTCAATTACAAAATGATGAAAGATTTAGCCCAGCTGGCGCTTTAGCTCCAAAATCAAAAGCTGATTTAGCTTTTGCTATGCACATTTTATACCACTTAAAAAATAATGGAAAAGCTGCAATTGTTAGCTTTCCTGGAACATTGTATCGCAAGGGTCCAGAACAAAATATTAGAAAATATTTAACAGAACAAGCATTAGAAACTGTTATCCATTTACCTGGAAATATTTTCTTTGGTGCAAGTATTGAAACATGTATTATTGTTTTAAATAAAGGTAGAGTTGATGATAAAGTATTATTCATAGATGCTCGCGATCAATTTCAAAAGTTACCAAAACTTAATAAAATAGGTGATGAAAATATCGAATTTATTACATCCATTTTCAAGGATAAAAAAGAAATTCAATATCGCAGCAAGTTAGTTAGCATTGATGAAATTATTCAAAATGACTATAACTTATCTGTGTCTAAGTATGTTGAACAAGAACCTGAAAAAGAAATAGATATTAATACACTTAATCAAGAAATTTCTGAACTTGTTCTAGAAGAACAAAAGCACAGAAATGCTATAGATTTACTTATTAAAAAAATAGAAGAAAATGAGTTTTAA
- a CDS encoding phosphoglycerate kinase translates to MNNSSFANKKTIEDINFLNKKVLMRVDYNVPIQDGKITSTKRIDATINSINKVINQGGKLILFSHLGRIKSQEDLAKKSLRIVAEKLEQTLGKKVTFVPHTRGPEVEKAIENMKNGEIILLENTRFEDLNNKAESKNSEELGKYWASLGDVFINEAFGTMHREHASNVGIATHISESALGYLVLEELKALSKVVESPESPFMAIVGGAKVSDKIGVLESLLQKADKVLIGGGMSYTFRKALGFEIGQSIVEDDKLELARNLMDKYRDKIVLPIDVACSYEFEDTKPVYFHDNPLEIHKDAMGMDLGPLSIRLFERQLQGAKTVLWNGTLGVAEFSNFRTGTLSVAKIIAKLPNCYSVIGGGDSVAAVESQGLQSFFSHISTGGGASITFIEKADLVGLHPIQNK, encoded by the coding sequence ATGAATAATTCAAGTTTTGCAAATAAAAAAACAATTGAAGACATTAATTTCTTAAACAAAAAAGTATTAATGCGTGTTGATTACAATGTACCAATTCAAGATGGAAAAATCACATCAACTAAAAGAATTGATGCAACAATTAATAGTATTAATAAAGTTATAAACCAAGGTGGAAAATTAATTTTATTTTCTCACCTTGGAAGAATTAAATCACAAGAAGACCTTGCTAAAAAATCTCTTCGAATTGTTGCTGAAAAATTAGAGCAAACTTTAGGAAAAAAAGTGACTTTTGTTCCACATACCAGAGGTCCTGAAGTTGAAAAAGCTATTGAAAATATGAAAAATGGGGAAATCATTTTACTAGAAAATACTCGTTTTGAAGATTTAAATAATAAAGCAGAATCCAAAAATAGTGAAGAACTTGGAAAATATTGAGCATCTCTAGGAGATGTTTTCATTAACGAAGCCTTTGGAACAATGCATCGTGAACATGCATCAAATGTAGGAATTGCCACCCACATTAGTGAATCAGCGCTTGGTTATCTAGTTTTAGAAGAACTTAAAGCACTTTCAAAAGTTGTTGAAAGTCCTGAAAGTCCTTTTATGGCAATTGTTGGAGGAGCAAAAGTTTCTGATAAAATTGGAGTTTTAGAATCACTGCTACAAAAAGCTGATAAAGTTTTAATTGGTGGTGGAATGTCTTATACATTTAGAAAAGCTTTAGGTTTTGAAATCGGTCAGTCAATTGTCGAAGATGACAAATTAGAATTGGCGCGCAATCTAATGGATAAATATAGAGACAAAATTGTCTTGCCAATTGATGTTGCTTGTAGTTATGAGTTTGAAGACACCAAACCAGTTTATTTCCACGATAATCCACTTGAAATTCACAAAGATGCAATGGGAATGGATCTTGGACCTTTATCAATTAGATTATTTGAAAGACAATTGCAAGGAGCAAAAACTGTGCTTTGAAATGGAACTTTAGGAGTTGCTGAATTTAGTAACTTTCGAACAGGAACTCTTTCAGTTGCTAAAATAATTGCTAAATTACCAAATTGTTATAGTGTCATCGGTGGTGGTGATTCAGTTGCTGCCGTTGAAAGCCAAGGACTTCAATCATTTTTTAGCCACATCTCAACTGGTGGTGGAGCTTCAATTACCTTTATAGAAAAAGCGGACTTAGTTGGATTGCATCCAATTCAAAACAAATAA